From the Corynebacterium sp. P3-F1 genome, the window GGGTTACGGCGGGCGCCAGGAGATCGTCGACGCAGTGAAGAACTTCCTCGAAGCCAAGGTTGCCGAAGGAGTTCCCGCCGACAAGCTTGCCGACGAAGTCTCCGTAGAATCCCTCTCCGCCCACCTCTACACCTCCGGTCAGCCGGATCCGGATTTGGTGATCCGCACCTCCGGTGAACAGCGGCTTTCCGGGTTCCTCTTGTGGCAGTCGGCGTACTCGGAGATCTGGTTCACCGACACATACTGGCCGGCCTTCCGCAAGATCGATTTCCTGCGCGCGTTGAGGGATTACTCGCAGAGGTCGAGGAGGTTCGGGAAGTAGGCGTCGATAAGCGTGCGCCCTACATCTTGCGCATGCGTACGCGCTGAACCGAATGGTCGGCGGCTTTGGAGAGGACGAGTGACGCGCGCACTCTCGTCGGCTGGATGTTCTCCACGAGATTCGGCAGGTTGATCGTCTGCCAAATCCTGCGGGCCTCGGCTGCCGCCGCCTCGTCGGTGAGGTCCGCGAACCGCGCGAAGTGCGCGCCCGGACGGCGGAACGCGGTGTTCTTGAGTTTGATGAAGCGGTCGATGTACCACTTCTCGATGTCCTGCGTCCGCGCGTCGACGTAGACCGAGAAATCGAACAAGTCCGACACCATGAGGGTCGGGCCCGTCTGCAGCACGTTGAGCCCCTCCAAGATGAGGATGTCGGGCTGGTCCACCACCTGGTACTCGCCGGGGATGATGTCGTACGCGTCGTGGGAGTACAAGGGAGTCTTCACGTTCTCGCGGCCCGCCTTGACCTCGGTGACGAAACGAAGCAGGTCGCGCCGGTTGTAGGACTCCGGAAACCCCTTGCGCGACATGAGGTTGCGCTCGCGCAGCTCGGCGGCGGGGAGCAGGAAACCGTCAGTGGTGACTAGATCCACGCGAGGGTGCGAATCCCACCGCTGGAGAAGCGCTTGCAGGACACGCGCCGTCGTGGATTTGCCTACGGCGACGGAGCCCGCGATGCCGATGATGAACGGCACGTGCCCCGGATTTTCCCCGAGGAATGTCTCGGTGACTGCTGTGAGCTTCTGGCGGGCGCGTATCTGCAGGTGGATGAGACGCGACAGCGGCAGGTAGATGTCTGCGACTTCCTGCAGGTCCATGCTCTCGCCGATACCGAGGAGCTGCTCGAGATCGTCCTCGTCGATCACCTGGGGCATGTGCGCGCGGCGTTCGCGCCAGGCATCGCGCGGGAAATCCAGGTAAGGGCTCGGGTCTGCGGGTCGCGGCATGGGCACCATTCTTACACCAGCTGGGGCGTGACTCCTGTATGAGGGCCGTGTCTGCGGTGTCTAGAGTGAAGTAGTGCATACTGGCGCACAACTGCCGTACCGAAAGGAACCCCGGAACATGTCTGAAGATTTCCGCTACCAAGACCTTGCCTCGCTCGACCCGGATGTTTACGAGCAGATTCTCGGGGAGGTGTCCCGCCAGCGCAACACGCTCGAGATGATCGCGTCGGAGAACTTCGTTCCGCGTGCGGTGCTGCAGGCCCAGGGGTCTGTCCTGACGAACAAATACGCGGAGGGGTACCCGGGGCGCCGCTACTACGGCGGCTGCGAAAACGTCGACGTCATCGAGAACATCGCGCGCGACCGCGCCACGCAGCTTTTCGACGCCGAATACGCCAACGTCCAGCCCCACTCCGGTGCCCAGGCAAACGCGGCTGTCCTGCACGCGCTGATCAAGCCGGGTGACACCATCATGGGTCTGTCGCTGGAGCACGGCGGCCACCTTACCCACGGCATGAAGATCAACTTCTCCGGCCGCCTGTACAACGTCGTCGCTTACGAAGTGGATCCGGAGACCATGCTCATCGACATGGACAAGGTCCGCGAGCTGGCGCTCGAGCACCGTCCGCAGGTGATCATCGCGGGCTGGTCCGCATACCCGCGCACCGTCGATTTCGCGGCGTTCCGCTCCATCGCTGACGAGGTCGGCGCATACCTGTGGACCGACATGGCGCACTTCGCCGGTCTCGTCGCGGCTGGCCTGCACCCGTCGCCGGTGCCGCACTCCGATGTGGTGTCCACCACGATCCACAAGACTCTGGGCGGACCGCGTTCCGGCATGATCCTGGCCAAGCAGGACTACGCCAAGGCACTGAACTCAGCAGTCTTCCCCGGCCAGCAGGGCGGCCCGCTCATGCACGTGGTGGCTGCGAAGGCGACCGCGCTGAAGATCGCGGGCACCGAGGAGTTCAAGAACCGTCAGGAGCGCACCCTTGAGGGAGCGCGCATCCTGGCTGAGCGCCTCACCGCTGCCGACTGCACAGCGGCCGGTATCGACGTGCTCACCGGAGGCACCGACGTCCACCTCGTGCTCGCGGACCTGCGCCACTCCGAGCTTGACGGCCAGCAGGCGGAGGACCTGCTCCACTCTGTCGGCATCACCGTCAACCGCAACGCTGTGCCGAACGACCCGCGTCCGCCGATGGTCACCTCCGGCCTGCGTATCGGCA encodes:
- the coaA gene encoding type I pantothenate kinase; this translates as MPRPADPSPYLDFPRDAWRERRAHMPQVIDEDDLEQLLGIGESMDLQEVADIYLPLSRLIHLQIRARQKLTAVTETFLGENPGHVPFIIGIAGSVAVGKSTTARVLQALLQRWDSHPRVDLVTTDGFLLPAAELRERNLMSRKGFPESYNRRDLLRFVTEVKAGRENVKTPLYSHDAYDIIPGEYQVVDQPDILILEGLNVLQTGPTLMVSDLFDFSVYVDARTQDIEKWYIDRFIKLKNTAFRRPGAHFARFADLTDEAAAAEARRIWQTINLPNLVENIQPTRVRASLVLSKAADHSVQRVRMRKM
- the glyA gene encoding serine hydroxymethyltransferase, coding for MSEDFRYQDLASLDPDVYEQILGEVSRQRNTLEMIASENFVPRAVLQAQGSVLTNKYAEGYPGRRYYGGCENVDVIENIARDRATQLFDAEYANVQPHSGAQANAAVLHALIKPGDTIMGLSLEHGGHLTHGMKINFSGRLYNVVAYEVDPETMLIDMDKVRELALEHRPQVIIAGWSAYPRTVDFAAFRSIADEVGAYLWTDMAHFAGLVAAGLHPSPVPHSDVVSTTIHKTLGGPRSGMILAKQDYAKALNSAVFPGQQGGPLMHVVAAKATALKIAGTEEFKNRQERTLEGARILAERLTAADCTAAGIDVLTGGTDVHLVLADLRHSELDGQQAEDLLHSVGITVNRNAVPNDPRPPMVTSGLRIGTSALATRGFDQAAFTETADIIGTALAQGKGADVEGLRARVDKLAQDFPLYPGLEDWKML